In Pseudonocardia sp. DSM 110487, the sequence TGGCGACGTCGGGGTCGACGCGCTCCGCCCGGGCGGCGAGCGCGCGGGTCGCCGCGGCGGCGTCCTCGAAGCCGACGCCCTCGTCCAGCGGCACGAAGATGTGCAGGCCCTTGGAGCCGCTCGTCTTGACGATGCCCTCGAGCCCGGTGTCCGCGAGGGCCTGTTGCACGAGCCGCGCGGCCCGGACGACGGGCGCGAAGTCGTCGCCCTCCGGCGGGTCGAGGTCGAGGATCAGGTACGTGGGGTGCGTCTCGCCCACCCGCATCAGCGTGGGGTGGTACTCCACCGAGCGCTGGTTGGCGAACCACAGCAACGTGCGGCGGTCGTTCGCCAACGCGTAGCGCACCTCGCGCCGCGACGCCTCGGCCCACACCGTGGTCGTCTCGATCCAGTCCGGCGTGTACTTGGGCACGTTCTTCTGCATGAACGGCTCCTGACCCGGCCTGATCCGGATCACCGACAACGGGCGTTGCCGCAGCTCGGGCAGGATCCGCTCGCGCACCGCGTCGAGGTAGTCGACGAGGTCGCGCTTGGTGGCGTCGGCGCCGTCGAAGAGCGGCTGGTCGAGGTTGGTCAGCTCCACCCCGTCACGCGTCTCCACGGTCTTCGCACGGCTCACCGGGCACTCCTACCACGAGCGGTGCCCTGGGGCCAGGTCACTGGAACACGGCGATGGGGCGCACCGGCAGCGTGCGCGTCCTGGCGTCCCACTTGCCGACCCTCCCGAGGCACCGCGCCCATCCGGGATCGAAGCTCACGTCGCCCTCCGCGCAGACGACGCGGACTCTCGGCCTCCCGGCGGGATCGTCTGTTCCGCCGAAGGCGGCTTCGAGCGTGGTGCTGCGGTCGTCCTGGTCGATGACCTCGAACCAGCCGGAGATCGACACGATCCCCCTCACCTTCCCGAGTCGGATGGGCCGCTCCTCGGGGAGGGAGGCGCTCGGCTCGATCTCCTGCCTG encodes:
- the ligD gene encoding non-homologous end-joining DNA ligase; this encodes MSRAKTVETRDGVELTNLDQPLFDGADATKRDLVDYLDAVRERILPELRQRPLSVIRIRPGQEPFMQKNVPKYTPDWIETTTVWAEASRREVRYALANDRRTLLWFANQRSVEYHPTLMRVGETHPTYLILDLDPPEGDDFAPVVRAARLVQQALADTGLEGIVKTSGSKGLHIFVPLDEGVGFEDAAAATRALAARAERVDPDVATTAYIKEDRDGKVFVDSTRSGGATVVAAYSPRVRPGVRVSFPVAWDDLDDVTPRDFTVRTAVDLLGDADPWRERMPAPQILPADLLEEGHAIPITRVAAMHEGKRRARAKRQ